A stretch of Triticum aestivum cultivar Chinese Spring chromosome 1D, IWGSC CS RefSeq v2.1, whole genome shotgun sequence DNA encodes these proteins:
- the LOC123173561 gene encoding uncharacterized protein, which produces MEFHYRAGDERCPSAGAAATSANSETAATRMPNVLVGGDGAGYHGENSPPPASDPDELRRRAAKERIRARILREEAEAMALEAEVRRELMEERARLLVGLAGGSEHRAVPSLKTVAPYFHGSVQAGSIVDVSAAVPGKRKNPDVHDTSAVLAATGSKKPKPDLTCTVCNITATSEVALQEHLGGKSHGKKAAKHAQPLPGTGQPEEDAFSLKVNGSPALPAKGKNPSVAVASMALAEKRCDNLGLNCTVCGITASSQKNMQDHLKGKIHMRKTAMIAQLYPKENGVCSKPNASAAVLPAKRKNSDVVPAASTLSAGPSSKNQKRDLTCTATSEKGMKDHLKGKAHMKMAASLAPGEAEEDAEVEGGYTPRKFHMLTNSGTLCEVVQLNGSILCEVCDVQTADIVTMMCHLQGTKHVSKQAKQKQCEAVEPPAATAAGGDGPGSEMVPAGANDVGRVDGGSLLCEVCNVKVPSECAMQSHLSGRKHTNKAKVAAVGVGACGNGSGSEIVPMEANDVRRLDGGILLCELCDVKAPSECVMQTHLSGRKHINKQKATVDAGAGQGVKKAAAAAATIGSPSKEAASIVVNGSDDSVKKPAAGEMEVAVSSAGQGVKKAAAAAATIGSPSKETASIIVNGSDDSVKKPAAGEMEVAVSSAGQGVMKAAAAAAGGTIGSSSKEATSIVVNGSDDSVKKPTAGEMEVALSSAGQGVKKAAAADDTMGSSSKEAANIIVKGSDDSVKKPTAEEMEVVVSSATPQVDVAAPVCARFSSVAPMEVDEAAGAGDGAAKAEEQEKADAVEIDGGAAVTGEDYNIKVEGKLFVTLRQADHSLSCGLCGVHGCDKRGMISHFYTRDHWRRAGRLAEEKKRASEAALEAVNKDGDGVPVTDGAAQVDN; this is translated from the exons ATGGAGTTCCACTACCGCGCCGGCGACGAGCGCTGTCCGTCGGCGGGGGCCGCTGCTACGTCGGCCAACTCCGAGACGGCAG CCACGCGCATGCCTAATGTTCTTGTCGGCGGGGACGGCGCGGGGTACCACGGGGAGAACTCGCCGCCGCCGGCGTCTGATCCGGACGAGCTGCGGCGCCGGGCGgcgaaggagaggataagggcgcggatcctgcgggaggaggcggaggccaTGGCGCTCGAGGCCGAGGTTCGCCGTGAGCTCATGGAGGAGCGCGCCAGGTTGCTCGTGGGGCTGGCCGGCGGGTCGGAACATAGGGCGGTGCCATCGCTGAAGACGGTGGCGCCATACTTTCATGGG TCTGTGCAGGCCGGGTCGATAGTAGACGTGTCTGCTGCTGTGCCAGGCAAGCGGAAAAACCCTGATGTACATGATACATCTGCTGTTTTGGCGGCCACGGGAAGCAAGAAGCCGAAGCCAGATCTGACTTGCACGGTGTGCAACATCACGGCAACCAGCGAGGTTGCCCTGCAAGAGCACCTCGGAGGGAAGAGCCACGGGAAGAAGGCCGCTAAACATGCGCAGCCATTGCCTGGAACAGGTCAACCAGAGGAGGATGCG TTCAGCTTGAAGGTAAATGGGTCGCCAGCCTTACCGGCCAAGGGGAAAAACCCTAGTGTTGCTGTTGCTTCGATGGCTCTTGCTGAAAAAAGGTGCGACAACTTGGGCTTGAACTGCACGGTCTGCGGCATCACAGCAAGCAGTCAGAAGAACATGCAAGATCACCTCAAAGGGAAAATTCATATGAGGAAGACTGCCATGATCGCGCAGCTATATCCTAAGGAGAATGGG GTCTGCTCAAAACCAAATGCATCAGCAGCCGTGCTACCGGCCAAGCGGAAGAACTCCGACGTTGTCCCAGCCGCATCCACCCTTTCAGCCGGGCCAAGCAGCAAGAATCAGAAGCGAGACTTGACCTGCACGGCAACCAGCGAGAAGGGCATGAAGGATCACCTCAAAGGGAAGGCTCACATGAAGATGGCAGCCTCGCTTGCGCCTGGGGAAGCGGAGGAAGACGCAGAGGTGGAAGGTGGCTACACGCCGAGGAAGTTCCATATGCTGACCAACTCCGGGACATTGTGCGAGGTGGTGCAGCTGAACGGCTCCATCCTCTGCGAGGTGTGCGACGTGCAGACCGCCGACATCGTTACCATGATGTGCCACCTACAGGGGACCAAGCACGTCTCCAAGCAGGCCAAGCAGAAGCAGTGCGAAGCCGTGGAACCACCGGCAGCGACGGCTGCTGGTGGCGACGGGCCAGGATCAGAAATGGTGCCCGCGGGGGCCAATGACGTGGGCCGGGTGGACGGCGGCTCCCTGCTGTGCGAGGTCTGCAACGTGAAGGTGCCATCGGAGTGCGCCATGCAGTCTCACCTGTCCGGCAGGAAGCACACCAACAAGGCGAAGGTGGCTGCAGTTGGTGTCGGTGCATGTGGCAACGGGTCAGGCTCAGAAATTGTGCCCATGGAGGCCAATGACGTGCGCCGACTGGACGGCGGTATCCTGCTGTGCGAGCTCTGCGATGTCAAGGCCCCGTCGGAGTGTGTCATGCAGACTCACCTGTCCGGCAGGAAGCACATCAACAAACAGAAAGCCACCGTTGACGCCGGTGCAGGACAGGGGGTGAAgaaggctgccgccgccgccgccacgatcGGCAGCCCATCCAAGGAAGCCGCCTCCATCGTCGTCAATGGCAGTGATGACTCGGTGAAGAAACCAGCAGCGGGAGAGATGGAGGTAGCTGTGTCATCGGCAGGACAGGGGGTGAAgaaggctgccgccgccgccgccacgatcGGCAGCCCATCCAAGGAAACCGCCTCCATCATCGTCAATGGCAGCGATGACTCAGTGAAGAAACCAGCAGCGGGAGAGATGGAGGTAGCTGTGTCATCGGCAGGACAGGGGGTGATGaaggccgctgccgccgccgccggcggcacgATCGGCAGCTCATCCAAGGAAGCCACCTCCATCGTTGTCAACGGCAGCGATGACTCTGTGAAGAAACCAACAGCGGGAGAGATGGAGGTAGCTTTGTCATCGGCAGGACAGGGggtgaagaaggccgccgccgccgacgacacgATGGGCAGCTCATCTAAGGAAGCCGCCAACATCATTGTCAAAGGCAGCGATGACTCCGTGAAGAAACCAACAGCGGAAGAGATGGAGGTGGTAGTGTCATCGGCAACGCCTCAAGTGGATGTCGCCGCCCCGGTCTGCGCCCGTTTCTCCTCCGTGGCCCCCATGGAAGTAGATGAAGCTGCAGGGGCCGGAGATGGTGCTGCCAAAGCTGAAGAACAAGAGAAAGCTGATGCCGTGGAGATCGACGGAGGCGCCGCCGTGACCGGCGAGGACTATAACATCAAGGTGGAGGGCAAGCTGTTCGTCACGCTGCGCCAGGCAGACCACAGCCTCTCGTGCGGTCTGTGTGGCGTGCACGGCTGCGACAAGCGCGGCATGATCAGTCACTTCTACACCAGGGACCACTGGCGTAGAGCCGGCCGTCTCGCCGAGGAGAAGAAGCGGGCGTCGGAGGCAGCGCTAGAGGCAGTGAACAAAGACGGCGACGGCGTCCCGGTCACTGACGGAGCGGCTCAGGTCGACAACTGA